TGCAACCAACATATAGTTTCAGAATATATGGCATAATTTATGCCGTATAACATATAAAATAGAACTAAACACGTTTCTCGATTGTAGTATAGGTTGAAGATTAATTTAAACAAAAAATGTCATTTTCTTTATCGTCTTTACCGTATCAATACGATGCATTAGAACCTTATGTAGATGCACGTACAATGGAGATTCACCACAGCAAACATCATAATGCGTATATCACAAACTTAAATAACGCATTGGAGGCTCATCCGCAGCTTCAGCAACAGGATTTAGCAACCTTAGTTTCTGATATTCAGGCTTTACCGGAAAGTATTCGTACTGCTGTGCGAAATAATGGTGGAGGCCACTGGAATCATACATTTTTTTGGAGTATCCTAACTCCAACTTCTACTAAAAAACCCGTTGGTAAATTAGCCTCAGCTATTGACTATACATTTGGTTCTTTTGAAAGCCTTCAAGATAAATTCACCAAAGCTGCTATGGGTAGGTTCGGATCCGGCTGGGCTTGGCTAATTCGTAAACCTAATGGAGAGTTGGTAATAACATCTACCCCAAATCAAGATTCACCAATTATGAATATTGCAGAAGTAGGCGGAACCCCCATTCTTGGCTTAGATGTGTGGGAACACGCATATTATCTAAATTACCAAAATAGAAGGGCTGATTACGTCAATGCTTGGTGGAATATTGTGAATTGGGAGGCTGCGGAAAATCTCTTTGCTGCTAAATCTTAATAAAAGCACATTACTAAGCCTTTACCAAATCCGGGTACTGAATCCGCTTGTGGTGAATATTTAGAACTATCCTTAAAATTTCTTCTTTAACTTTGGAAAGTTCTTTAAATGTAATACTTGAATCAACTAATTGATTATCAGAAATTTTGTAAGACACAATTTTTTGGACTAACTCTTCAATTTGTTCAGCCGTAGGGTTGTTCATGGCGCGGGAGGCAGCTTCAACAGAATCGGCTATCATCAAGATAGCCATTTCCTTAGTAGTTGGTAGGGGACCTTTGTAGCGAAAAGAATATTCTGGAACTACGACCCCTGTGTCATTCTTGATGTAGTTACGATAAAAATATTCTACGCGGGAGGTTCCATGGTGTGTTTGGATAAATTCGATAATTTCGGTTGGCATATTATAGTCTTGGGCTATTTTTACGCCGTCAGCTATATGGCTGATAATAATTTCTGCACTCTCTTGCGGGCTTAAATAACTGTGCGGATTGTAGCCACCTTGTTGATTTTCACTAAAATACTCGGGATTATTCATTTTCCCAATATCGTGAAATAATGCGCCAACTTTTACCTTTAAGCTATTTGCACCGATGCAGCGAGCAGAAGCCTCCGCAATGTTAGCAACCTGCAAACTATGCTGATATGTGCCGGGAGCTTTAATAGCTAACTCTCTCAGTATGGGATGGTTCGTATCTAATAACTCTATGTATGTTAAATCTGATGTAAAACTAAATATTTTTTCAAAAAGATAAATTATAGGATAGGCTGTTTGGGTTAAAATAACATTTAAGGCAAAAACAACCAGATTTGAATAATTAATAGCTGAAAATCGTCCATGTATATAAAGTTCATATCCAAGGTAAGTAAGACAATAGACCAGAATCATCAAGAATGATAGGTTGAATAGCTGCGAACGTTTACTAAGTACCTTTAAATTATAAACTGCCACTGTTCCTACACAGGCTTGTATAAAAAAGAACTCAAAGCCGCCTGAAATAATAATTCCCCCCAATAGGGCGACAAAAGTATTCGCAAAAAAACCAATGCGCTCATCCAAAAAAATGGTAATCATAATGGGGGCTATACACAGCGGCGCAGCATAAAATAGATTGATGTTAAAGTCCTTAACAAAAACCTGTGTGAGCTGAGAAATCCCAATCAAGATTAAAGTCATTAGCAATAGCGTTGCATAGATAAAAATCAAGCGATTATTTTGATGATAAACCTCGTAACGACTTGTAAATAAAAACAATAACAAAAGGGATGTTAAAACTGTAACCAATATTAGATGCCCTAAAAAAGAAAGCCAAACGCTGTATGGGCCACTTCTATACTCTTGTTCGTTCTCCAGAGAACGCAATATGTATCCCATTTCTGCGGTTGTTCTTTGCCCATTAGCTACGATTAATTGTCCTTTATGAATTTTTCCCTCAAATTTAGATACTGCATTGATGGCTACTTGGCGCTCTTCTTCGTATAAAACTTGGTTATAGGAATAATTTGGCTGGCAATATTTACGTAAAAGTTCTTGGATAAATTGAGCAGCTCGCGAATTAATTGAGGTAATAGTGGTATTTATCTCTTTTTCGATTTTAAAATTATCATATAATAAAGCTATTTCTACAACTTTTTCGTGGGATTCTATGATTCGTAGGGATGCAAATAAGCCATTTAGTTCAGATTTTGGGACATCAATGTAGCCTACTTCGTATATATTATCAAAGAGTTCAAGGGATTTTTTTCGGAGAGAATCTAATAAGGATTCAGGGTTAGACGAAGCCGAAATAACCGTTTTAAAGTCATCAATATCAATAGTTGGTATGTTTAAATTTAGCCGTTTTTCAACCTCATGTTCTGATAGTCCTTGTTTTAAGTCTTTTTGTATCTGAATCAGTGCTTGGAAATAATGGTCTATTTGGGCTCGATTTTGCTCTATTTGTATTGGAATTTTAATAAATACCGGATAAACACTTTCTAAGGCTGCTTGTTTATCACGCTCATAGCTAGCATCGTCTTTTCGGATAGAGAAATCAAAGGGTGCAACTAAATCCGGAGATTGCCATACTTTGCCAATTTCAAAATGAAAAATATTTCTGCTGCCACGAGGTAATAACAGCGAAATAGTTAAGATAAAGATAATGGATAAAATCCACCTACCACGAACCTCGTGCTGGTTTAGTAAATCAACGATTTTGGTTATTCGGGATAAAATTTTCCGTAAGGAACTCACTATCTATAATATTCCACACAAAAGTAAGTAGTTTGGTTTAGATTTTCAATAAAAAGCTATGGGAATAGATTTTGAAAAAAAACAAATCGTTATTCTCCGGGATGATATTTTTTGACGGCGTTTTTCCAGATAGTTTCTTTATCTAAGGTCATGGGTTTGCGTTGGTTTCGGGAAAACAATGGTAATTGGTCGCTATAATGTGGGCTATCGGGATGCCAAGAACTCCCAAAAGGAAGTATTGAGCTGATTTCTGGGCCTTTTTCGGTAAATCTTACCAATTGAATGTAGGTTTCGCCGCCAATCACTTCATAAAATCCTTTGGGGTTTAGCTTGGTGTATGTTGCCTGAATGACTTCCGGTAATCCGGCAATAGCCTTAGTTTGGTCTCCGTGTTTTACCCTTTGCAGCATCCCAAATTCCGGTGTAAGTGTTTTAAAATGAGCTAAAAGCCATTTTTGGGCTTGACGCATACTATTGACAATTTCTGCTTCGGTAAGAATAGTTCCTTCTTCTACATCTTTGAAAACTAACTTTTTTTCTTTAAATAAAGGCGCAAATGTACACGTTACGATAGCCGCATTTTTGTTGTTTACATCACCACTCATATCCCAGCCTTGAGCTATTTCTATTGCATCGCGAATATCCGGGTATTTATTGGGGTCTAATTTCCGAATAACTTCAAAGGTTTTATCCATTCCTCCATTTTTGGGATATTTGGTGTCATACTTAATTCGTTCAAATTCTTGGAATGAAATTTTTTGGTTTGTCAATAATAGTTCTCTTGACCGTAAGTCTCTGTTATTCTGGTGATTCCAGTCCATAGAGCAGGTGTGGTCATAGCGGGTAGAATCCGGGTTAGATTCTGGGCAGGTTACGTGAAATGGGGAGTTGTTGGTGTTGTAAATCAGTCCACAAGGAGGGTTTTCTACCGTAGGAAGTTCGTCAATAGAGTAATAATCAAGCCATTTTGTAGCCGAAGTATCACCGGGTAAAGCCTTTACCCAGTTGTAGTTAGGGTTTCTTTTGGGAAGTAATCCGTTAAATTTATAGAAGATATTGCCGGCTTTATCCGCATAGATGAAGTTAAACAGCGGGATTCCTTGTAGCGTTAGGGCTTTTTTGAACTCAGATAGATTTTTTGCTTTTCCCATTTCATACCATTGCTGGCTGGATAATATAATTCTACCGTGTGGAAAACGGAGGGCAAAGATTCCTTTTTTGTTGTTAATTGCGGGGCCGTACTCACACCAGTAGGCTTTTTTGTGAACTTTTATGGTAACTCCGGCTATTTTTACTTTTAAGGGTATTTTTCTAACCTCAAAATCTTTCCAAACGCCGTCATATTTGTACTGGTTTTTGTTTTTCGGGTTAATTACCATTCGATAAATATCTACGTAATCCGGCCAGTTAAAGGTAGTAGCCCAGCCTAAGTTGGGGTTAGTTCCTAATCCGGGGGTTACTGCACCCGGGAAAACGCCACCTAAGATATTCAACCCCTCATCGCTCATCAGGTGAGTTTCATGCCAAACGAAAGGGCCATCTACCGGAATATGCGGATTGATAGCCAGATAAGTAGCTCCATCTGTCGTTTTATTTTGATTTACGGCGAAGCCGTTTGAGCCTAACTGAGGGGAAAAAACAAAGTCATCCGGCTTGTTTTTCAAAATACATTGCAATGCACTACCAGTGCCGACCATACCTACCAGTACAGCGTAAGTTCCTGTTAAAATGTCTTCTTCTTCTATCGGAAAGAGTTTGGGTAATAGCCATTCTTTGGGGTGCTTTTGGGCATAGTCATTTACTCCGGCGGTGTAGGCTGCTAATAATTTTTCGTATTCCGGTGATAATAAATTTCTATATTCCCGAACGGTTTCTCGGGCTTTTATAAAGGCAACGAAGAAATCAAAACCTGCTCCTTCTTTGCCTTCTAAGATTCCGAGTTTTCCTTTTGCCAAAGCAACCATGTGCTGAATCCGGTTAAAGTCATCTTCACAATGAGTCCAAGCATGGCCGTATGCAGCACCGGCATCCGTAGGCGCATGAATATGCGGAACGCCAAAACTATCCCGAACTATGGTTATACTCTTAACATCAATAGATTGTGAATAGCTATAATAACTAACTGAATAAAAAGCTATTGTAAGGAAAAATAAGTAAATTGGTTTCACATGCCAAACTTACATAAAAAATATTGTTTCTTCAAAGCACTTAGGCTTTTGGAATACAAAAGGCTACTTTGTAGGTGCTAACAGCGATTTAATCAACCCAGTATAATCCCAATTGCCACCGTACCAACAACCATCATAAGAAAAAATCAACTTTAAATTATAGACAATAAAAATAAAAAGTAATGAATATAATAGAATCCTATACCGGTGGTTAGAAAGTTTATCCATAAAAATCCCGAATGGAAGTGAAAAAAGAGCGTAATATTCTACGTAAGGCCGGCAACCATAAGAACAGCCGTAGGTCCAGTCATGCCACGAAGCAAAAATGTAGGATAGCAGCAAAAAGTACCCCGCCATTAATAAAGACAGTTTTAAACGTAACTTCCAAATTCCAATAACCCCAATTACAAGCAAAATCACCATCGGATTAAAGATAAACAGTCCATTATTCGTTGAAAACCAGAGATTCAGTAGCTTGGGATTATATTTATTGATAAAACTTTCTGCTTCATAAGAATACACCAAATAATGACCATAGGCATATTTCCAGTAAATAAATTGAGGAATCAAGACAAACAAACCTGCTATAAAAGCAATTATGAAGCGATTTAAGTATAGCTTAAAATCACGTAATTGAACGTTAGTTACGATAAAATAACAAGGTAAAAAAATAATATTCATTGGCCTAACGGCAACAATTAAACCCGAAACTAAGCCAAATAATATAGCAGATGTTGTTTTTTTCTTTGGCTCAAAAATATCTCTTGATAAATTTAAAAATGCTGCAAATAAGAAAAAAGAATAAATATGCGACATTCCGGTATCTATTACTGAGTAATACAAAATATTGGTTCCCAAATAGGTACATAATATTGATAAAAATGCAGTGCGGATTTTTACGTAGTTAGTTAGAAAATTAAACAGAAGTATAAGAGCGCAAAATGAATAAAATACCGCAGCTATGTCAATTGCTTTCTGATAAATCAGGGAAAATCCATCCGGCGAGTGATGTAATAATTTTGCCAGAATATGGCTGCCTATAAAAAAAGGGAGTTGCATCAAGGCTACTCCATAGCTATATTTTGTTTTAATTTTTCCTTGTTGAACCAAAAATCCTTTACCGGTTTTGGCTTCAATTTCCGCAGGTAGTTTTTCTGCCTGAAAGTCATAGATAAAAAATGCCGGTAAATAAATGTAGTATCCTGCCTTATCTGCCCAAATTTCACTGTGGTAGGTAAAAACCTCAGCCTTATTATGCCTATTTAAGGTCAAAAAGACTAAGGAGGCAAATAGCAATAGTAAACTGATTATAGTGGTAATATTTTTGGATACTAATTTCATAGCCACGAAAGTACTGGTTTTAGAGAAACCAAATTGTGTAAATTAGTCAATTTCACTATTATACAAAATTATCGTTTATAGCATCTGCTATAAATGCCGTAAGCCAGATGCCTCTTTTGGGTTTAAGATAAAAATTTGGGGTTTAGAAAAACTTATTTAAGGATTGAAGTAGATTCTTCAATTTTTGTAATCAGTTGTTCTTTTATCCAAGGTTTTTTTAGGTAAACATATAGATTAGCATAGTCAAAGGCGTTTTGGACGGCAGCGTCATCAACTTGGCCGGAGAGTAAAATTTTGGCAGTTTGGGGATATCTTTCGTGTATATTGATCAAAAACTCATCTCCTTTTATTCCGGGCATTAGCCAATCAGAAATCACAAGATGAAGGTTTAAGCCACTTTCTTTCAGATAATCAATTACTTCCCATGCTTCATCAACGCTTTCGGCTACTTCATATACAAAATTATCTCCAAAAGCTTCGTACATTTGGTCAAGTAAGGTATCTAAGATAATTTTTTCATCATCAACACACAGGATTACTTTCTTTGCCATTAGCTTAGGTTAATTTAGTATTGGTAAAACAATTTGGAAAGAGGTATTTCCGGGTTGTGAGGTTACGTTAATAGTTCCGTTATGTCTATGGATAATTTTGGAGCAAATGCTTAGCCCTAATCCTGTTCCTTCGCCTTGCTGTTTAGTTGTAAAGAACGGGTCAAATATGCGATTGATAATTTCTGGTGAAATTCCGGGGCCGTTATCTGAAAATGAAATATAGATATTTTCATTTTCTTGCTTCGTAGAAATGGCTATTTTACCCTTGTTTTGCATTGCTTGTAAAGAGTTGTGCAGCAAATTTGTCCAGACTTGGCTGAGTTCGTCAGGATAACCACTTAATTTAGGAACTTGGTGGTTAAAATCAATAGAAACTGCTACTCCTTGCCTTAGTTGGCTTTGATAAATAGTGAGTACATTTTCAATATTTTCTTGAATACTAAATTCGGTTGGGATGTCTGCGTCTATTGTTTTGTAGGAGTAGCTTTTTAAGGCATATACAATTTTCTGGGTTTTGGCTACGGCAACTTCTATATTGTGGATATTTGCATAAACTCTACCGAGGTTAGTTGCGTATTCTGCGAGTATTAGGGTATTTTGGGATAGTAAAAGCGGTTTTACCTGAGCTACTTCATCAATCGTGATTCTTGACCGAACAAACCTTGGAGCTAAGGTTGTAGCTTCGGCGATGTTCCATTCTTGAAAGAGTTTCGTCATTTCTTGTATCTGGGCTCTTTCTTCACGGGTAGAAACGGGTATCCAATCTTTACTGCAAAAAGATAATAATTTTTCAAAGTAAGGTTCGATTTCTGGCGTTAATGCTTCAAAGATTGCTTTTTGGCTACTTACAATTTCTGGAATTGCACGGGATAGAAAATTAGCTACTCCTTTTACTGCGCCAATAGGAGTATTGATTTCGTGCGCAATTCCGGCAACCAAATTCCCTAATGTAGCCATCTTTTCAATATGAATTAGTTGATTTTGAGTGGTTTTTAATTCTTCATAGGCGTTTTCTAACTCAATTTTTTGGGTAACTAAGGTTTGGTTAGCATCTGTTAGTTCTTTGCCACTGATTTCCATAGAACGCTCTAAGCGTTCTTGGGTTTCTTCATAATGCTGATATGTCTCGCTAATTGCTTCAAAAAGAGGCTCATATTTCTGCGCAACTTTGGGAGAGTCCCCTAAATTCTTTTTTATTTGTCTCTGTAAAAGCTTGTGAAGCAACATATTCTTTAAGTGGGCAAAAATAACTAAGTTTAAAATGCTTTCCTATGTTATTTCTGTAAATAATTTATTTTAAAAAAAATAGTCGTAGCTTAAAAACTATTGAAACAAAATCAGAAACTACCGTAAAAACATCGGTTGTACAAAGGATTTAGCAAGGAGTATGAATATTTATTTTGAAAAGCAGCAAACTGCGTTCAAGTAATAATTATGATTACGTCATTTGTTTGGGTGATATTTTCTATTGTTTAGCTTTCAAGTATTTGTAATTTAGCCAAATGAATCAGGAAACGGCTTTTGAGGCTGATATTTCGCCTGAGTTGCAGCCTACTCGGCAAGCGGATAGGACGTGGCGTTGGTGGAGTTTGGCAGCATTATGGGTTGGAATGTCCGTTTGTATTCCAACGTACTTATTGGGTTCTTATATGATTCAGGGAGGGCTTTTGTGGTGGGAGTCCTTGTTAATCATTGCGTTGGCTAATATTGTTATTGCATTTCCGATGACCTTGAATGCCCATGCAGGTACTCGGTTTGGGATTTCGTTTCCGGTAGCGGCACGGGCAGCTTTTGGCTATCGGGGCGTTCATCTACCGGCACTCTTGCGGGCTTTGGTAGCCTGCGGCTGGTTCGGTGTCCAAACATGGGTTGGCGGATTAGCCATAGACTCAATCATTACCACTATACTTGGATTACCCACTGAAAGCAGCCTAACCATTTCTAAATTCATCTCCTTTGGGATTTTCTGGTGTATGAATGTTTATTTTATCTGGAAAGGAACAGAAAGTATTAAGTGGTTAGAAATCATCTCGGCACCGGTTCTGTTGGTGTTAGGAATGGTCTTAATCGGCTGGGGCTGGCAACATGCCGGAGGCTTCTCTAAGGTGTTAGATGCTGGCTATCTTTTTCAAAAACAGCCTATTGCAAAATTAACAGATTCAACATTGCAGTTAAATTTGCTCAAAAATGAATCTGGTAAAAACCGGGCTACCCAGTTTAGGGTTCAATATCAACAGGATAATTATCAACAAACAACTCTTTGGCAGCCGATTGCCGAAAATGCCCAAATCACGTTACCGGCTGAACGTTTTCAGCATGAAATTGCCGTTCAAGTCTGCGGCTACGATACTACCCGCCAAAGTTCATGGTTTACGATCCAAAAGACCAATACAATATCTACGCAAACTTCGGTTTGGGAATATCTGATGTGGCTAAACGCAATGATTGGATTTTGGGCAACTATGGCACTGAGTATCAGCGATATTTCAAGATTTGCATATTCTCAAAAAGACCAATTTTATGGCCAAATAGCCGGTTTACCGACCACCATGACCTTGTATTCTTTTGTTGGAATTTTTGTAACCTATGCGGCAGTGCTTATTTTTCAGGATATATTTTTTGCCCAAGATGCTCCTTGGGATCCCGTCTCATTGATAGCTAAGATTAACTCTCCGGTTGTTATCATCGTTGCACAAATATTGATTTTGATAGCTACTTTAAGTACCAATATTGCAGCAAACATCATCGCACCGGCTAATGCAATTGCTAATTTTTGGGGTAGAAAAATGCCTATTCGAAAAGCGGGGCTGATAGCCGCTATCTTGGGAATCTTAGCCTGCCCTTGGTGGTTGATTTCTGAAATCAGCAGTATCTTACTGATAATCAGCGCAGCACTTGGCCCCGCATTGGGAATCTTACTCTGTGATTATTGGATTATTCGCAAAACAAACCTGCAAATAGACGCACTATACCAAAAACAAGGTCAATATTGGTACCAAAATGGCTGGAATATTGCCGCCTTAAAGGCAAATATGATTGGAGTCTTCATCGCTCTGATAGGATATTGGTTTGCTCCGTTGCAAGTATTATATCAAGTTTCTTGGTTCAGCGGCAGCATCAGCGCAGCAGTTATTTACTGGTGGCTTATGCAGAAGACAATTCAGCAACCGAAAACATGAAACGGCTAAAATACTGCTTCCAAATATTTTTTATATCAGTAATATCTTGTTTTTCATATAGTTGTAAAAATACTACGAATCAAGATGAGCGGGTATTTCGGTTTAATATGCCGTATAATCTGCCGTCTTTAGACCCGGCTTACGCCCGCGACCAAGCCACAACATGGATGACCACCCAGTTATTTTCCGGCTTAGTAGAGTTAGATTCCAGTCTGCAAATAGTTCCGCTATTAGCTAAACGGTGGGAAATTTTGGATAATGGACTTAGGTATAAATTTATATTACGCTCCGATGTCTTTTTTCATGAACACGCCATTTGGCAAGGCACTCCTCCAAAACTAACTGCCCACGATGTAGTATATTCTTTTACCCGAATATGTAACCCCAAAACTGCTTC
This sequence is a window from Bacteroidia bacterium. Protein-coding genes within it:
- a CDS encoding cytosine permease, which encodes MNQETAFEADISPELQPTRQADRTWRWWSLAALWVGMSVCIPTYLLGSYMIQGGLLWWESLLIIALANIVIAFPMTLNAHAGTRFGISFPVAARAAFGYRGVHLPALLRALVACGWFGVQTWVGGLAIDSIITTILGLPTESSLTISKFISFGIFWCMNVYFIWKGTESIKWLEIISAPVLLVLGMVLIGWGWQHAGGFSKVLDAGYLFQKQPIAKLTDSTLQLNLLKNESGKNRATQFRVQYQQDNYQQTTLWQPIAENAQITLPAERFQHEIAVQVCGYDTTRQSSWFTIQKTNTISTQTSVWEYLMWLNAMIGFWATMALSISDISRFAYSQKDQFYGQIAGLPTTMTLYSFVGIFVTYAAVLIFQDIFFAQDAPWDPVSLIAKINSPVVIIVAQILILIATLSTNIAANIIAPANAIANFWGRKMPIRKAGLIAAILGILACPWWLISEISSILLIISAALGPALGILLCDYWIIRKTNLQIDALYQKQGQYWYQNGWNIAALKANMIGVFIALIGYWFAPLQVLYQVSWFSGSISAAVIYWWLMQKTIQQPKT
- a CDS encoding HDIG domain-containing protein, with translation MSSLRKILSRITKIVDLLNQHEVRGRWILSIIFILTISLLLPRGSRNIFHFEIGKVWQSPDLVAPFDFSIRKDDASYERDKQAALESVYPVFIKIPIQIEQNRAQIDHYFQALIQIQKDLKQGLSEHEVEKRLNLNIPTIDIDDFKTVISASSNPESLLDSLRKKSLELFDNIYEVGYIDVPKSELNGLFASLRIIESHEKVVEIALLYDNFKIEKEINTTITSINSRAAQFIQELLRKYCQPNYSYNQVLYEEERQVAINAVSKFEGKIHKGQLIVANGQRTTAEMGYILRSLENEQEYRSGPYSVWLSFLGHLILVTVLTSLLLLFLFTSRYEVYHQNNRLIFIYATLLLMTLILIGISQLTQVFVKDFNINLFYAAPLCIAPIMITIFLDERIGFFANTFVALLGGIIISGGFEFFFIQACVGTVAVYNLKVLSKRSQLFNLSFLMILVYCLTYLGYELYIHGRFSAINYSNLVVFALNVILTQTAYPIIYLFEKIFSFTSDLTYIELLDTNHPILRELAIKAPGTYQHSLQVANIAEASARCIGANSLKVKVGALFHDIGKMNNPEYFSENQQGGYNPHSYLSPQESAEIIISHIADGVKIAQDYNMPTEIIEFIQTHHGTSRVEYFYRNYIKNDTGVVVPEYSFRYKGPLPTTKEMAILMIADSVEAASRAMNNPTAEQIEELVQKIVSYKISDNQLVDSSITFKELSKVKEEILRIVLNIHHKRIQYPDLVKA
- a CDS encoding superoxide dismutase, translated to MSFSLSSLPYQYDALEPYVDARTMEIHHSKHHNAYITNLNNALEAHPQLQQQDLATLVSDIQALPESIRTAVRNNGGGHWNHTFFWSILTPTSTKKPVGKLASAIDYTFGSFESLQDKFTKAAMGRFGSGWAWLIRKPNGELVITSTPNQDSPIMNIAEVGGTPILGLDVWEHAYYLNYQNRRADYVNAWWNIVNWEAAENLFAAKS
- a CDS encoding GHKL domain-containing protein yields the protein MLLHKLLQRQIKKNLGDSPKVAQKYEPLFEAISETYQHYEETQERLERSMEISGKELTDANQTLVTQKIELENAYEELKTTQNQLIHIEKMATLGNLVAGIAHEINTPIGAVKGVANFLSRAIPEIVSSQKAIFEALTPEIEPYFEKLLSFCSKDWIPVSTREERAQIQEMTKLFQEWNIAEATTLAPRFVRSRITIDEVAQVKPLLLSQNTLILAEYATNLGRVYANIHNIEVAVAKTQKIVYALKSYSYKTIDADIPTEFSIQENIENVLTIYQSQLRQGVAVSIDFNHQVPKLSGYPDELSQVWTNLLHNSLQAMQNKGKIAISTKQENENIYISFSDNGPGISPEIINRIFDPFFTTKQQGEGTGLGLSICSKIIHRHNGTINVTSQPGNTSFQIVLPILN
- a CDS encoding response regulator, giving the protein MAKKVILCVDDEKIILDTLLDQMYEAFGDNFVYEVAESVDEAWEVIDYLKESGLNLHLVISDWLMPGIKGDEFLINIHERYPQTAKILLSGQVDDAAVQNAFDYANLYVYLKKPWIKEQLITKIEESTSILK
- a CDS encoding penicillin acylase family protein; the encoded protein is MKPIYLFFLTIAFYSVSYYSYSQSIDVKSITIVRDSFGVPHIHAPTDAGAAYGHAWTHCEDDFNRIQHMVALAKGKLGILEGKEGAGFDFFVAFIKARETVREYRNLLSPEYEKLLAAYTAGVNDYAQKHPKEWLLPKLFPIEEEDILTGTYAVLVGMVGTGSALQCILKNKPDDFVFSPQLGSNGFAVNQNKTTDGATYLAINPHIPVDGPFVWHETHLMSDEGLNILGGVFPGAVTPGLGTNPNLGWATTFNWPDYVDIYRMVINPKNKNQYKYDGVWKDFEVRKIPLKVKIAGVTIKVHKKAYWCEYGPAINNKKGIFALRFPHGRIILSSQQWYEMGKAKNLSEFKKALTLQGIPLFNFIYADKAGNIFYKFNGLLPKRNPNYNWVKALPGDTSATKWLDYYSIDELPTVENPPCGLIYNTNNSPFHVTCPESNPDSTRYDHTCSMDWNHQNNRDLRSRELLLTNQKISFQEFERIKYDTKYPKNGGMDKTFEVIRKLDPNKYPDIRDAIEIAQGWDMSGDVNNKNAAIVTCTFAPLFKEKKLVFKDVEEGTILTEAEIVNSMRQAQKWLLAHFKTLTPEFGMLQRVKHGDQTKAIAGLPEVIQATYTKLNPKGFYEVIGGETYIQLVRFTEKGPEISSILPFGSSWHPDSPHYSDQLPLFSRNQRKPMTLDKETIWKNAVKKYHPGE